Proteins from a single region of Weeksella virosa DSM 16922:
- a CDS encoding T9SS-dependent choice-of-anchor J family protein: MKKQLIKAFFIALPIVGTAQVFQEDFDGNGPGFSAWTVVDVDGLTPATPVSEIIGWVRVDRGGPTPNYGGPDNNHAAASTSYYSPKGTANDWLISPQITVSGNSPFLLWDAKAADPNFSDGYKVMLAPNGGNSVSDFTVELYSTPAENSVWKSRFANLSAYIGRTVRVAFVNNSTDKFILLVDNIKVDDYTPADLPNCATLNLPLDGESNVEFLSGVNFSWSAPEDGNVDEYDFFIDTNPNPTTYIGTTTETSVKVNGLTHGGTTYYWKAVPKNASGSAENCSAFSFTTVETEVAPYCGPLNFTFNVEPISSVSFGGMTNVSDAALNNSPAHELFLDKIANVEPGTEETITLKGNTNGAWESSFVVFIDWNQNGNFDDEGETYEMTEKLVGSTGVDDKEITQVLAIPADAKKGLTRMRVKKNFGLANLLNPCVGGSFGQAEEYTVSVGSLDTQDHNKSNVTFYPNPVQDILHLQADSKIKRLTVYDATGKLMMSKKLNATKNQVNVSQLLPGVYTVNVEMEKEMKTLKIIKK, encoded by the coding sequence ATGAAAAAACAACTAATAAAAGCATTTTTTATAGCTTTACCAATAGTCGGGACTGCCCAAGTTTTCCAAGAAGACTTTGACGGTAACGGACCTGGTTTTAGTGCCTGGACCGTAGTGGATGTAGATGGTCTTACTCCTGCTACACCGGTAAGTGAAATTATCGGGTGGGTAAGAGTCGATCGTGGTGGACCCACACCAAACTATGGTGGACCAGATAATAATCATGCTGCTGCAAGTACATCGTATTATTCACCAAAAGGTACGGCAAACGATTGGCTTATCTCGCCACAAATAACGGTTTCTGGCAATTCTCCTTTCCTACTATGGGACGCAAAAGCTGCTGATCCTAATTTTTCGGATGGTTATAAAGTAATGCTTGCACCCAATGGAGGAAATTCAGTATCCGATTTCACCGTTGAATTATATTCTACGCCAGCAGAAAATTCGGTATGGAAAAGCAGATTTGCTAACCTTTCTGCTTATATCGGGAGAACAGTTAGAGTAGCATTCGTAAACAATAGCACAGATAAATTTATTTTACTTGTAGATAATATAAAAGTAGATGATTACACACCGGCCGACTTACCCAATTGTGCTACCCTAAACCTTCCTTTGGATGGTGAATCCAATGTCGAATTTCTTTCGGGCGTAAACTTCAGCTGGTCTGCACCAGAAGATGGTAATGTAGATGAATACGACTTTTTTATCGATACTAATCCAAACCCAACCACGTATATCGGAACCACAACAGAAACCTCTGTAAAGGTAAACGGACTAACCCATGGTGGAACTACTTACTACTGGAAAGCAGTACCGAAAAATGCAAGTGGCTCTGCTGAAAACTGTTCGGCATTCTCGTTCACTACAGTAGAAACAGAGGTTGCTCCTTATTGTGGCCCACTAAATTTTACTTTTAATGTAGAGCCCATTAGTAGCGTAAGCTTCGGAGGCATGACCAATGTTAGCGATGCTGCCCTGAATAACTCACCAGCACACGAACTTTTCTTAGACAAAATAGCGAATGTAGAGCCTGGCACCGAAGAAACGATCACTTTAAAAGGGAATACAAACGGTGCTTGGGAGAGTTCTTTTGTGGTATTTATAGACTGGAATCAAAATGGCAACTTCGATGACGAGGGAGAAACCTATGAGATGACAGAAAAACTTGTCGGATCGACTGGGGTGGATGACAAAGAAATTACCCAAGTATTGGCAATCCCCGCAGATGCCAAAAAAGGACTTACAAGGATGCGTGTGAAAAAGAATTTTGGTCTAGCTAATTTACTTAATCCTTGTGTTGGGGGAAGTTTTGGGCAAGCCGAAGAATATACGGTTAGTGTAGGATCACTTGATACGCAAGATCATAATAAATCGAACGTAACATTCTACCCTAATCCAGTTCAAGATATTCTACATCTACAAGCTGATTCGAAAATTAAACGCCTCACTGTATACGATGCTACTGGCAAACTGATGATGAGCAAAAAACTGAATGCTACCAAAAACCAAGTGAACGTGTCGCAGCTTCTGCCTGGAGTGTATACTGTAAATGTTGAAATGGAAAAAGAAATGAAAACATTGAAAATTATTAAAAAATAG
- a CDS encoding type I restriction endonuclease subunit R: protein MYKSIAETNNFIVLEKYTKHAAANEASAGYQTEAALEKEFIQDLINQGYENPKNLTTQEAMLANVRVQLQTLNNVVFSNGEWARFVEEYLDKPSDKQVEKTRKIHDNYIHDFVFDDGHIQNIYLVDKKNITRNKVQVISQFEQKGSHANRYDVTILVNGLPLVQVELKKRGVAIREAFNQVHRYSKESFNSTNSLFRYVQLFVISNGTDTRYFANTTKRDKNSFDFTMNWARADNSLIKDLKDFTATFLEKRVLLNVLFTYSVFDTSDTLLIMRPYQIAATERILWKIESSYQAKNWSKPESGGYIWHTTGSGKTLTSFKAARLATQLDFIDKVFFVVDRKDLDYQTMKEYQRFSPDSVNGSNSTVGLKRNIEKDDNKIIVTTIQKLNNLMKTEGDLPIYQKQVVFIFDECHRSQFGEAQKKLKKKFKKYYQFGFTGTPIFPQNALGAETTASVFGRELHSYVITDAIKDEKVLKFKVDYNDVRPQFKNIEQEQDEKKLSAAENKRALLHPKRITEISQYILNNFRIKTHRTQGNNKGFNAMFAVSSVDAAKLYYEELNKLQKDSDKPIKIATIFSFAANEEQSSIGEIVDETFEPSALDVTAKEFLTKAINDYNALFGTSYGVDSTEFQNYYRDLAKRVKNKEVDLLIVVGMFLTGFDAPTLNTLFVDKNLRYHGLIQAFSRTNRIYDATKTFGNIVTFRDLEQATIDAITLFGDSNTKNVVLEKSYQEYLEGFTDIITGEARRGYVEVVKELNEKFPNPDEIVKEADKKEFVKLFGEYLRVENILQNYDEFSHLKALQQIDIHNPQAVEVFKKEHFLTDEDIAAMHNIEFLTERAAQDYRSVYNDIRDWLRREKSGKEAEESTIDWDDVVFEVDLLKSQEINLDYILELIFEHNKKTKDKAALIEEIRRVIRASVGNRAKESLVVDFINETDLDAIQDKAHVIDSFFVFAQSKQKAEATELIADENLNEEAAKRYILNSLKREYASENGTELNALLPKMSPLNPQYLTKKQSVFEKIVAFVEKFKGVGGEL, encoded by the coding sequence ATGTATAAATCCATCGCAGAAACCAACAATTTCATCGTACTCGAAAAATACACCAAACACGCTGCGGCGAACGAGGCTTCGGCAGGCTACCAGACTGAGGCAGCACTAGAAAAAGAATTTATCCAGGACCTGATCAACCAGGGCTATGAGAACCCCAAAAACCTCACGACACAAGAAGCCATGTTGGCCAATGTGCGGGTACAGCTGCAGACGCTGAACAATGTGGTATTCTCGAACGGAGAATGGGCTCGCTTTGTAGAAGAATATCTGGATAAACCAAGCGATAAACAGGTAGAGAAAACCAGAAAAATCCACGACAATTATATCCACGATTTTGTTTTTGATGATGGCCATATCCAAAACATTTATTTGGTTGATAAAAAGAACATCACCCGAAATAAGGTACAGGTTATTTCTCAGTTTGAGCAGAAAGGCTCGCATGCCAATCGCTACGATGTCACCATTTTGGTAAACGGATTGCCCTTGGTTCAGGTAGAACTGAAAAAACGCGGAGTAGCCATCCGGGAAGCCTTTAACCAGGTTCACAGATATTCTAAAGAAAGCTTCAACAGTACTAATTCTCTCTTTAGATACGTACAGCTTTTTGTAATTTCCAACGGCACGGACACCCGCTACTTTGCCAACACCACCAAGCGCGATAAAAACAGTTTTGATTTTACCATGAATTGGGCACGGGCCGACAACTCGCTCATCAAAGATCTGAAAGATTTTACCGCGACATTTTTAGAAAAAAGAGTATTGCTGAATGTGTTATTCACCTATTCGGTTTTTGATACCAGCGATACACTTCTCATCATGCGGCCGTATCAGATTGCAGCCACCGAAAGAATCTTGTGGAAAATAGAAAGTTCTTACCAGGCCAAAAATTGGTCGAAACCCGAAAGTGGCGGCTATATTTGGCACACCACAGGTTCGGGTAAAACGCTCACCAGTTTCAAGGCGGCGCGTTTAGCCACGCAGTTGGATTTTATAGATAAAGTATTCTTTGTCGTAGACCGCAAAGATTTGGATTATCAAACCATGAAAGAATACCAGCGGTTTTCGCCCGACAGTGTGAACGGTTCTAACAGTACCGTAGGTTTAAAGCGAAATATCGAAAAAGACGACAACAAAATTATTGTCACCACCATACAAAAACTAAACAACCTGATGAAAACCGAGGGCGATTTGCCGATCTATCAGAAGCAAGTAGTTTTCATTTTCGACGAATGCCATCGTTCGCAGTTTGGGGAGGCGCAAAAGAAATTAAAAAAGAAATTTAAAAAATACTATCAATTTGGTTTCACCGGAACACCCATTTTCCCACAAAATGCCTTGGGTGCTGAAACGACTGCCAGTGTTTTCGGTCGCGAGTTGCATTCCTATGTGATTACAGATGCCATTAAAGACGAAAAGGTTCTGAAGTTTAAAGTAGATTATAACGATGTCCGCCCACAGTTTAAAAATATAGAGCAGGAACAGGATGAGAAAAAACTAAGCGCAGCAGAAAACAAAAGAGCTTTGCTTCATCCCAAACGCATCACCGAGATTTCGCAGTACATTTTAAACAATTTCAGAATAAAAACGCACAGGACACAAGGCAACAACAAGGGCTTCAATGCCATGTTTGCCGTGAGCAGTGTAGATGCCGCCAAACTTTATTATGAGGAGCTGAACAAACTGCAAAAAGACAGCGACAAACCTATAAAAATTGCGACCATCTTTTCTTTTGCAGCCAACGAAGAGCAAAGTTCTATTGGTGAAATTGTGGACGAAACTTTCGAGCCTTCTGCATTGGATGTTACTGCCAAAGAATTCCTGACCAAAGCCATCAACGATTATAATGCCCTGTTCGGAACAAGTTATGGTGTTGACAGTACTGAGTTTCAGAATTATTATCGAGACCTTGCCAAGCGGGTAAAAAATAAGGAAGTGGACCTGCTTATTGTTGTCGGAATGTTCCTGACGGGTTTTGATGCGCCAACACTCAATACATTGTTTGTCGACAAGAATTTGCGTTATCATGGTTTGATACAAGCCTTTTCACGAACCAACCGAATTTATGATGCTACGAAGACCTTTGGAAACATTGTTACATTTAGAGATTTGGAGCAAGCGACGATTGATGCCATCACGCTGTTTGGGGATAGCAATACTAAAAATGTCGTTCTAGAAAAGAGTTATCAAGAATACTTGGAAGGTTTTACAGACATCATCACCGGCGAAGCGCGCAGAGGTTACGTCGAGGTTGTGAAAGAGTTGAATGAGAAATTCCCTAACCCGGACGAAATCGTTAAAGAGGCAGACAAGAAGGAGTTTGTAAAACTGTTTGGTGAGTATCTGAGAGTAGAAAATATACTCCAAAACTACGATGAATTTAGCCATTTGAAAGCCTTGCAGCAAATAGACATCCACAATCCGCAGGCGGTAGAGGTTTTTAAAAAAGAACATTTTCTCACAGATGAGGACATTGCTGCAATGCACAATATAGAATTCCTCACAGAAAGAGCAGCTCAGGATTACCGTTCGGTCTACAACGATATTCGGGATTGGTTAAGACGGGAAAAAAGTGGCAAAGAGGCAGAAGAATCCACCATCGATTGGGACGATGTGGTTTTTGAAGTAGACTTACTAAAATCGCAGGAAATAAATCTAGATTATATCCTCGAATTGATTTTTGAGCACAACAAAAAAACCAAAGACAAAGCTGCCTTAATAGAAGAAATACGCAGGGTGATTCGTGCAAGCGTTGGGAATAGAGCCAAAGAGAGTTTGGTCGTTGATTTCATTAACGAGACCGACCTAGACGCGATTCAAGATAAGGCACATGTAATCGATTCGTTTTTTGTCTTTGCGCAAAGTAAGCAGAAAGCCGAAGCCACAGAGTTGATTGCAGATGAAAATCTAAATGAAGAAGCCGCGAAACGTTACATATTAAATTCCTTGAAGCGGGAATATGCCAGCGAAAACGGAACAGAGCTCAATGCGCTTTTACCGAAAATGAGCCCTCTGAATCCTCAGTATTTGACCAAGAAACAAAGTGTATTTGAAAAGATTGTTGCGTTTGTTGAGAAGTTTAAAGGCGTGGGAGGAGAATTGTAA
- a CDS encoding type I restriction-modification system subunit M, protein MTSIAQRQELQAKIWRIANEVRGSVDGRDFKQFVLGTLFYRFISENFTNYIEGGDESINYAALQDDVITPEIKEDAVKTKGYFIYPSQLFINIAKNAHTNPNLNTDLKAIFDAIESSANGYPSEPDIKGLFADFDTTSTRLGNTVEAKNNTLAKVLKGIEILDFGNFEDNQIDLFGDAYEFLIGNYAANAGKSGGEYFTPQTVSKLIAQLAMHKQTSVNKIYDPACGSGSLLLQAKKHFDNHIIDEGFYGQEVNHTTYNLARMNMFLHNINYDKFNITLGNTLLQPEFGDEKPFDAIVSNPPYALKWIGSDDPTLINDDRFAPAGVLAPKSKADFAFILHALHYLSSKGRAAIVCFPGIFYRGGAEQKIRKYLVDNNFVETVIALAPNLFYGTSIAVNILVLSKHKTDTKTQFIDASGEEFYKKVTNNNVLEDQHIERIMQHFDTKEDTAHVAISVDNSIIAENDYNLSVSSYVEAKDTREVIDIVALNAEIAKTVEKIDTLRADIDNIIKEIEA, encoded by the coding sequence ATGACAAGCATTGCACAACGACAAGAATTACAAGCAAAAATCTGGAGAATAGCCAACGAAGTTCGTGGCTCGGTCGATGGAAGGGACTTTAAACAATTCGTCTTAGGTACATTGTTCTATCGCTTTATTAGTGAAAACTTTACCAATTACATCGAGGGTGGAGATGAAAGCATCAACTATGCTGCCCTGCAGGATGATGTAATAACCCCCGAAATAAAAGAAGACGCCGTAAAAACAAAAGGCTATTTCATTTATCCAAGCCAACTTTTTATCAATATTGCCAAAAACGCCCATACCAACCCCAATCTGAATACGGACTTAAAAGCCATCTTCGATGCCATCGAAAGCTCTGCCAACGGCTATCCGTCCGAACCCGACATCAAAGGTTTATTTGCCGATTTCGATACCACCAGTACACGGCTGGGCAATACCGTAGAAGCCAAAAACAACACCCTGGCAAAAGTACTGAAAGGCATAGAAATACTCGATTTTGGAAATTTCGAAGACAATCAGATCGATCTGTTTGGGGATGCCTACGAATTTCTTATCGGTAACTATGCTGCCAACGCCGGTAAATCGGGCGGCGAGTATTTCACGCCCCAAACCGTATCCAAACTCATTGCACAATTGGCGATGCACAAACAAACCTCTGTAAACAAAATATACGACCCCGCCTGTGGCTCGGGTTCTCTACTGTTGCAGGCCAAAAAACATTTCGACAACCATATCATCGATGAAGGTTTCTACGGGCAAGAAGTAAACCATACCACCTACAACCTGGCGCGTATGAATATGTTTTTGCACAATATCAACTACGACAAGTTCAATATTACACTTGGCAACACCCTTCTACAACCAGAGTTTGGTGACGAAAAACCGTTTGATGCCATTGTTTCTAATCCTCCTTACGCGCTAAAATGGATCGGTAGCGACGACCCAACGCTCATCAACGACGACCGCTTTGCGCCTGCCGGTGTTTTAGCCCCTAAGTCTAAAGCAGATTTTGCTTTTATACTACACGCTTTGCATTACTTATCGAGTAAAGGGAGAGCAGCCATCGTTTGCTTCCCCGGTATTTTTTACCGTGGCGGTGCCGAACAAAAAATCAGAAAATATTTGGTAGACAACAACTTTGTAGAAACCGTCATTGCACTTGCGCCTAATTTATTCTACGGAACGTCGATCGCCGTGAATATTCTCGTGCTTTCTAAACATAAAACCGATACCAAAACACAGTTTATAGACGCTTCGGGCGAAGAATTCTACAAAAAAGTAACCAATAACAATGTGTTAGAGGATCAGCATATAGAGCGAATTATGCAGCACTTCGATACCAAAGAAGACACAGCACACGTGGCGATCTCTGTCGATAACAGCATAATTGCCGAAAACGATTACAACCTGTCTGTTAGCTCGTATGTAGAAGCCAAAGACACACGAGAAGTAATCGATATTGTAGCCCTGAATGCAGAGATAGCAAAAACAGTGGAAAAAATAGATACACTGCGTGCGGATATTGATAATATTATAAAAGAGATTGAAGCATGA
- a CDS encoding restriction endonuclease subunit S → MSYLENLLQGVEVEWKTLGEVVDIANTGVDKKINADELTVRLLNFVDVFKNQYISNDTPTMIVTATERKIADCNVKKGDVFITPTSELIDEIGFSAMAIEDFDNVVYSYHIMRLRINNQNYLFPAYLNYLFKSKDIRKQIRKKAQGITRYGLTQPNWKSIQIPIPPLDVQQEIVRILDRFTELTAELTARQKQYEYYREQLLMVNDEGLMNNEKVEWKKLGEIAVKISSGGTPSTSINDYYDGDIPWLRTQEVDFKDIWDTEIKITEAGLKNSSAKIIPENCVIVAMYGATVGKIGINKIPLSTNQACANIHVDENIANYRYVFHYLSSKYEHIKSLGTGTQTNINAQIIKNYLIPVPPLAEQERIVAILDKFDTLTSSITEGLPREIELRQKQYEYYRDQLLMFNG, encoded by the coding sequence ATGAGTTACTTAGAAAATTTACTACAGGGCGTAGAAGTAGAATGGAAAACGTTGGGGGAAGTAGTTGATATTGCAAATACAGGTGTTGATAAAAAAATTAATGCTGATGAATTAACAGTAAGATTGTTAAATTTTGTAGATGTTTTTAAAAATCAATACATTTCAAACGATACACCAACAATGATAGTCACAGCAACTGAAAGAAAAATAGCAGATTGTAATGTGAAAAAAGGGGATGTTTTTATAACACCTACGTCGGAATTAATTGATGAAATAGGTTTTTCTGCTATGGCCATTGAGGATTTTGATAATGTAGTATACAGCTATCATATTATGAGACTGCGTATTAATAATCAAAATTATTTATTCCCTGCATATTTAAACTATTTATTTAAGTCGAAAGATATTAGAAAACAAATAAGAAAAAAAGCACAAGGTATAACTAGGTATGGATTAACTCAGCCAAATTGGAAGTCAATCCAAATCCCCATTCCTCCGCTCGACGTTCAGCAAGAAATCGTTCGTATTTTAGACCGTTTCACCGAGCTTACAGCCGAGCTTACAGCAAGACAAAAGCAGTACGAGTATTACCGAGAGCAATTATTAATGGTGAATGATGAAGGGTTAATGAATAATGAAAAAGTAGAGTGGAAGAAGCTGGGGGAGATTGCTGTCAAAATATCTTCAGGAGGCACACCAAGCACATCTATTAATGATTATTATGATGGTGACATTCCTTGGCTGCGTACACAAGAAGTAGATTTTAAAGATATTTGGGATACAGAAATTAAAATAACTGAAGCAGGACTAAAAAATTCAAGTGCCAAAATAATACCTGAGAATTGTGTTATAGTAGCAATGTATGGTGCAACAGTAGGAAAAATAGGGATCAATAAAATTCCATTATCTACTAATCAAGCATGTGCCAATATTCATGTTGATGAAAATATTGCAAATTACCGTTATGTGTTTCATTATCTATCAAGTAAATATGAACATATTAAATCACTAGGTACAGGTACTCAAACAAATATTAATGCTCAGATAATTAAGAACTATTTAATCCCCGTTCCACCGCTCGCCGAGCAAGAACGCATCGTCGCCATCCTCGATAAGTTCGATACCCTGACCAGCTCCATCACAGAAGGTTTGCCCCGCGAAATAGAATTGAGGCAAAAGCAGTATGAGTATTACAGGGATCAATTATTAATGTTTAATGGTTAA
- a CDS encoding four helix bundle protein, translating to MRENIVKIKSFSFAVRIVKLYRHLCEQKKEYVLSKQLLRSGTSVGAMVREAEHAESKTDFRHKMAIAQKEINETIYWLELLVATDYLTREQFESINADAVEIIKLIRSIIKTTKANP from the coding sequence GTGAGAGAGAATATTGTTAAAATTAAAAGTTTTTCCTTTGCGGTACGTATCGTGAAACTATATCGTCATTTATGCGAGCAGAAAAAGGAATACGTTTTATCGAAACAGTTATTGCGCTCGGGTACAAGTGTGGGGGCAATGGTTCGTGAGGCAGAACATGCCGAGTCTAAAACCGACTTCAGGCATAAAATGGCAATAGCACAGAAAGAAATAAATGAAACTATATATTGGTTAGAATTGCTTGTGGCAACAGATTATTTGACCAGAGAACAATTTGAAAGTATAAATGCCGACGCTGTTGAAATTATAAAACTGATTAGAAGCATCATCAAAACCACCAAAGCCAACCCCTAA
- a CDS encoding DUF417 family protein: protein MKSLAQILATQQTNFIHLIRIAIFIVMAWIGGLKAFQYEADGIVPFVINSPFMKFFYNNTGKTATNEKGETVAQYTLYKNPEGKTVQKNIDWHKENRTYLFSYGLGTVICSIGILVLLGIWFPKIGFVGGLLTFGMSIVTLSFLVTTPEVYVPNLGGDFPTPQHGFPYLSGAGRLVLKDVIMLAGGLIIASDSAKKMIKQ from the coding sequence ATGAAAAGCTTAGCACAAATTTTAGCAACACAACAAACCAATTTTATCCATCTCATTCGTATAGCAATCTTTATCGTAATGGCTTGGATCGGCGGACTGAAAGCATTCCAATACGAAGCAGACGGCATCGTACCATTTGTTATCAATAGCCCATTTATGAAGTTTTTCTACAACAACACAGGCAAAACAGCTACCAATGAGAAAGGGGAAACCGTAGCACAATATACCTTGTATAAGAATCCTGAAGGAAAAACCGTGCAGAAAAATATAGATTGGCATAAAGAAAACAGAACCTATCTATTTTCGTATGGCTTGGGTACCGTAATTTGTAGCATCGGTATTCTAGTACTTTTGGGTATTTGGTTCCCTAAAATCGGTTTTGTAGGCGGCTTACTTACATTTGGTATGTCTATAGTAACCCTATCTTTCTTGGTTACAACACCAGAAGTCTATGTACCTAACTTAGGCGGAGATTTCCCAACACCGCAACATGGTTTCCCTTACCTTTCTGGTGCAGGACGCTTGGTCCTGAAAGATGTTATAATGCTTGCCGGCGGGTTAATCATTGCATCAGACAGTGCAAAAAAAATGATAAAACAGTAG
- a CDS encoding baeRF3 domain-containing protein, protein MELKEQLQRLATEKNSPCVTISLNTHRTHPDNANDSIKLNNLLKEAENRVIDEFGKRPVASLLEKIKDVANEVDINHNLDSLHIFLSNDTMEIIKSSWSTNNEGVHISDGFAVRSIIKSYNRSNHYLVMLLSQSGVHLYEAVNDGIINEIKNGDFPFSENPHYNTNPDKTSDSKHLDNLVREFLNKVDKALVKVHNETGLDCVVICTEDNYSRLQQVADKPSVYLGYAAINYNERETHQIVKQSWEIIKSLQDERKSKAIADMKEAVAQGKVLTDLQEIYQAAIDGRGELLIVHHNFSQPVLMKDERTFDIIDDVTTPNAIDDITSNIAWEVISKKGEVFFTGQEEIKDLGKIVLKTRY, encoded by the coding sequence ATGGAATTAAAAGAACAACTACAAAGATTAGCAACAGAAAAAAACTCACCATGTGTTACTATTTCATTAAATACGCATAGAACGCATCCCGATAATGCAAATGATTCAATAAAGTTAAACAACCTACTGAAAGAGGCCGAAAACAGAGTAATCGATGAGTTTGGTAAAAGACCGGTTGCGTCGCTTTTAGAGAAAATAAAAGATGTAGCTAATGAAGTAGATATTAATCACAACTTGGATAGTTTGCATATCTTTTTATCAAACGACACAATGGAAATCATAAAATCTTCTTGGTCTACCAATAACGAAGGGGTTCATATATCGGATGGTTTTGCGGTAAGATCTATCATAAAATCATACAACAGAAGTAACCACTATTTAGTAATGTTGCTTTCGCAAAGTGGTGTACATTTATACGAAGCGGTTAACGACGGTATAATCAACGAAATCAAAAATGGAGATTTTCCTTTTTCAGAAAATCCGCATTACAATACCAATCCAGATAAAACCAGCGATTCTAAACACCTCGACAACTTGGTTCGCGAATTTTTGAATAAAGTAGACAAAGCGTTGGTGAAAGTACATAACGAAACCGGTCTTGATTGTGTTGTGATTTGTACAGAAGATAACTACAGCCGATTACAGCAAGTAGCCGACAAACCATCGGTTTATCTTGGGTATGCTGCTATCAATTATAACGAAAGAGAAACGCATCAAATCGTTAAACAATCTTGGGAAATCATCAAATCTTTACAAGATGAACGTAAAAGTAAAGCCATTGCCGATATGAAAGAGGCGGTTGCACAAGGCAAAGTACTTACCGATTTACAAGAAATTTATCAGGCAGCTATCGACGGTCGTGGAGAGCTTTTGATTGTTCACCATAATTTCTCACAACCTGTATTGATGAAAGACGAAAGAACATTCGATATTATCGATGATGTTACCACACCCAATGCCATAGACGACATCACAAGTAACATTGCTTGGGAAGTAATTTCTAAAAAAGGCGAAGTTTTTTTCACAGGACAAGAGGAAATTAAAGACCTTGGTAAAATTGTACTCAAAACAAGATACTAA
- a CDS encoding AraC family transcriptional regulator — protein MQTSLLDQFSIQNSRSNFFQKTVNCPYYQIFVFQGFAKFEINLIQYQCSGNTLLYLAPYQQFKWLDNHETELQLIQFHGDYYCIEYHKNLISCNGILFNNIYEKPFFNINKTYYKEIVRTIEKMEIELKSNVQNPYTDSIVKSYLQLILSISSKEKSKYLAPTKPNELPNKDVILFQELLEKHYKTERKVSFYAAEFSLSNDAFSKKVKKQFSKSPTQLINERVVLEAKKMLHLTYKTIKEIARELNFRDEFYFSRYFKKNVGVSPSVYRKKVGISIVAK, from the coding sequence TTGCAGACATCACTCTTGGATCAATTTTCTATACAAAATAGCAGAAGTAATTTTTTTCAGAAGACAGTCAACTGTCCATACTACCAAATATTTGTTTTTCAGGGTTTTGCAAAGTTCGAAATAAACCTCATCCAATATCAATGCTCGGGTAATACATTATTATACCTCGCACCGTATCAGCAATTTAAATGGCTAGACAACCATGAGACAGAATTGCAATTGATACAATTTCATGGCGATTATTATTGTATAGAATATCATAAAAACCTAATATCTTGCAACGGAATTTTATTTAATAATATCTACGAAAAACCCTTCTTCAATATCAACAAAACATACTATAAGGAGATTGTTCGTACGATAGAAAAAATGGAAATTGAACTGAAAAGTAACGTTCAAAATCCCTATACAGATTCTATTGTAAAATCGTATTTACAACTAATCTTATCCATTTCTAGTAAAGAAAAATCTAAATATCTAGCACCTACCAAACCAAATGAATTGCCCAACAAAGATGTGATTCTATTTCAAGAATTGCTAGAAAAACACTACAAAACAGAAAGAAAAGTTAGCTTTTATGCTGCAGAATTTTCACTCTCGAACGATGCTTTTAGTAAAAAAGTAAAAAAACAGTTTTCCAAGTCTCCTACACAATTAATCAATGAACGAGTAGTACTAGAAGCAAAAAAAATGCTGCACCTAACGTATAAAACAATCAAAGAAATTGCACGAGAATTAAACTTCAGAGATGAATTTTATTTCAGTCGATATTTCAAAAAAAATGTAGGCGTTTCTCCAAGTGTATACAGAAAAAAAGTAGGCATATCCATCGTGGCAAAATAG